The following are encoded in a window of Telmatobacter sp. DSM 110680 genomic DNA:
- a CDS encoding c-type cytochrome, with product MKHLRILMFIFVACLASTSWSQSKEKEIKLAPVPYSDPTSGAQMYKDYCASCHGLQGKGDGPAAQFVKAAPTDLSRLAERNDGKYPRMKVEGILKFGLKGHAHGSIDMPIWGDLFQSRFGQAPDLRANNLVKFVASLQQGGAKSAVLNR from the coding sequence ATGAAACACCTCAGGATTTTGATGTTCATCTTCGTTGCTTGTCTGGCTTCGACCTCATGGTCGCAAAGCAAGGAAAAGGAAATCAAGTTGGCGCCGGTACCATACAGCGATCCGACTTCGGGTGCGCAGATGTACAAGGATTACTGCGCTTCTTGCCATGGGCTTCAGGGAAAGGGTGACGGGCCAGCCGCTCAATTCGTCAAGGCAGCGCCGACGGATCTGAGCAGGTTGGCGGAACGCAACGACGGCAAGTACCCGCGGATGAAAGTAGAGGGGATTTTGAAGTTCGGCTTGAAGGGCCACGCGCACGGATCAATCGACATGCCGATCTGGGGAGACCTGTTCCAGTCGCGGTTCGGGCAAGCGCCGGATTTGAGAGCGAACAATCTCGTCAAATTCGTGGCGTCACTGCAGCAAGGGGGGGCGAAGAGTGCGGTGCTGAATCGCTAA
- a CDS encoding class II aldolase/adducin family protein: MEQIANPISEQVREVVEAVVEALRVPKPDELSPSAASSSFEAESLRAEIIRAGRKLWERQYVDGNGGNISCRLGTKYVLCTPTMMSKRDLEPADICLSDMEGNIVAGDRLRTSELLLHLEIYRANPRARAVVHCHPPYATAFSLTGTAPPVGLISEYEIFIGPAALAHYETPGTHAFAETVLPFVRDHNTILLANHGVVCWSDTVTHAEWLTEILESYCKTYLIAKQIGKPLTHIPEEKIQEILALKRKLGFPDARMEPLLPKAEAANAPVNPELEKLVRQVVSRLEER; the protein is encoded by the coding sequence ATGGAGCAGATTGCAAATCCGATTTCGGAACAGGTCAGAGAAGTCGTCGAAGCCGTTGTGGAGGCTTTGCGGGTGCCCAAGCCTGACGAGCTTTCGCCGTCGGCGGCATCGAGTTCGTTTGAGGCCGAATCTCTTCGCGCGGAGATCATTCGTGCAGGTCGCAAGCTTTGGGAGCGGCAGTATGTTGACGGCAACGGAGGCAATATCAGCTGCCGGCTGGGCACCAAATACGTGCTGTGTACTCCGACGATGATGAGCAAGCGCGATCTGGAGCCGGCGGATATCTGTTTGTCGGATATGGAAGGGAACATTGTGGCCGGGGATCGGCTGCGTACTAGCGAATTGCTGTTGCATCTGGAGATTTATCGCGCCAATCCGCGGGCGCGCGCGGTCGTTCATTGCCATCCACCGTATGCGACTGCTTTTTCGCTGACGGGAACGGCTCCGCCGGTGGGCTTGATCTCGGAGTACGAAATTTTTATCGGTCCGGCTGCACTTGCGCACTATGAGACTCCGGGAACGCATGCTTTTGCCGAGACGGTGTTGCCGTTTGTGCGGGATCACAACACGATTCTGCTTGCGAATCACGGTGTGGTCTGCTGGAGCGACACGGTGACGCATGCCGAGTGGCTGACGGAGATTCTTGAGTCGTATTGCAAGACGTACCTGATTGCCAAGCAGATTGGCAAGCCGCTGACACATATTCCCGAGGAGAAGATCCAGGAGATTCTGGCGTTGAAGCGGAAGCTTGGGTTCCCGGATGCGCGCATGGAGCCGCTGCTGCCAAAAGCGGAAGCTGCGAATGCACCAGTGAATCCGGAGTTGGAGAAGTTGGTGCGGCAGGTGGTGTCGCGGCTGGAAGAGCGGTAG
- a CDS encoding sugar porter family MFS transporter, which yields MRPNLNLMKATLTGALGGLLFGFDTVVISGIIDSVVKLYGLSDYGKGWTVAIALIGTVVGSFSAGVVGHKLGSRETLRLTAVLYIVSALGSALAWNWPSLMIFRFIGGLGIGASSVLGPVYIAELAPAKWRGRLVGAFQFNVVFGILVAYTSNYLIRLLHLGATEWRWQVGVAAVPALGFLILLFGIPRSPRWSASRDRIDEALEVLKLMGEPEPEAELADIRKALAEEHATAHEPVFRWKYRYPLFLAITIGAFNQLAGINAILYYLNDIFQAAGFSQLSGDQQAIAIGFTNLIFTMIGMSMIDRAGRKTLLLIGAAGTASCLAGVAWIYRSNAHQGMLVWLLIGYIAFFAMSQGAVIWVYIGEVFPNAVRSKGQGVGNASHWTMNTIIALSFPWVASHLGQSVPFVFFSVMTVVQFLTVLFTYPETKGQTLEALQRKLVVAD from the coding sequence ATGCGACCCAATCTGAACCTGATGAAAGCGACTCTGACCGGAGCGCTCGGTGGCCTGCTTTTTGGATTCGATACAGTTGTGATCTCCGGGATCATCGATTCCGTCGTGAAGCTGTATGGGCTGAGCGACTACGGCAAGGGATGGACGGTCGCGATTGCGCTGATTGGGACGGTGGTGGGGTCGTTCAGCGCCGGCGTGGTGGGTCACAAGTTGGGTTCGCGCGAAACGCTGCGGCTGACTGCGGTGCTCTATATCGTTTCGGCATTGGGAAGTGCGCTGGCGTGGAACTGGCCTTCGCTGATGATCTTCCGGTTTATCGGCGGATTGGGGATTGGCGCGTCGTCGGTGCTGGGGCCTGTGTATATCGCGGAACTCGCTCCGGCCAAGTGGCGCGGACGGCTGGTGGGTGCGTTCCAGTTTAACGTGGTCTTCGGCATCCTGGTTGCGTATACGTCGAATTACCTGATCCGTTTGCTGCACCTGGGCGCGACGGAATGGCGCTGGCAAGTAGGCGTCGCGGCGGTTCCGGCGTTGGGTTTCCTGATTCTGCTCTTCGGGATTCCGCGCAGTCCACGGTGGTCGGCTTCGCGCGATCGCATCGATGAAGCACTGGAAGTTCTCAAGCTTATGGGCGAGCCTGAGCCTGAAGCGGAACTGGCGGACATTCGCAAGGCGCTGGCTGAAGAACATGCAACGGCACATGAGCCGGTGTTCCGATGGAAATATCGCTATCCGTTATTCCTGGCGATCACGATTGGGGCATTCAACCAGCTGGCCGGAATCAACGCAATTCTGTATTACCTGAATGACATTTTTCAGGCTGCGGGATTCAGCCAGTTATCGGGTGATCAGCAGGCGATCGCGATCGGGTTTACCAACCTGATTTTCACCATGATCGGGATGAGCATGATCGACAGGGCGGGGCGCAAGACGCTCCTGCTGATCGGTGCAGCAGGCACGGCGAGTTGCCTGGCAGGCGTGGCTTGGATCTATCGCAGCAACGCCCACCAGGGAATGCTGGTATGGCTGCTGATCGGGTATATTGCTTTCTTCGCGATGTCGCAAGGTGCGGTGATCTGGGTATATATCGGCGAGGTGTTTCCAAACGCTGTCCGCTCAAAGGGGCAGGGCGTTGGCAATGCGAGCCACTGGACAATGAATACCATCATTGCGTTGAGCTTCCCGTGGGTCGCGTCGCACCTGGGGCAGAGCGTGCCGTTTGTTTTCTTCTCGGTGATGACGGTGGTGCAATTCCTTACCGTGCTCTTTACCTATCCCGAGACGAAGGGTCAAACGCTGGAAGCCCTTCAAAGGAAGCTGGTCGTGGCGGACTGA
- a CDS encoding winged helix-turn-helix domain-containing protein, whose amino-acid sequence MVQSRPASSFSALPGRAVTFGNLHLGADGTLTRGAEVIHLPPKELAALNVLLAHAGNIVTHRELKQALWGDVHVTDDSVTKCLSSLRELLAPDDYIQTVYKRGYRLSTDVHKSEVESLPPGPRLVIVPFAVEMNVPAHLGPSIAEETISLLTADRLSPVHLLARDSAFSLSARGITAQQVGEALQADLVLTGTLRALPSHFRLRAEMIQVADGTQIWVEDMLVPQARIAALESELANRLYVRLSTYDSFLSRRNTAGPGKLDDPQRRQAYELFLRGHHEWQTLQRHRMQDGIQHLLRAAELDPSLYASHIDLANARVVQMISGFVPPVEAAQQVRLAAEAIPAPMEGAEAVLPALGWVRFHVDHDLPGAIRAFSGSAHLPHETSITRHRSLFSLSRHRFVEAIELLTQALHADPYSPWVNARLAWAYHLSGEAAKSVAQAEHALDIFPNHESTNIYGAIILAFNGHADRAITVAENLARQVPYFDPATAVCGYALAQAGRADEARSILERLQWLSRERFVLSSFTAPICAALGDVEGAIAEMQTAAESRCPWFFQMLADPRLESLHRHPKFTAWQAMLERMETAAEKKSAQEH is encoded by the coding sequence ATGGTTCAATCCCGTCCTGCATCAAGTTTTAGCGCTCTACCTGGTCGCGCAGTCACTTTCGGAAATCTCCATCTTGGAGCGGACGGCACACTCACCCGCGGCGCTGAGGTTATTCATCTTCCACCCAAGGAACTTGCCGCTCTGAACGTTTTGCTAGCGCATGCGGGAAACATCGTCACTCACCGCGAATTGAAACAGGCACTCTGGGGCGATGTGCATGTCACTGACGACAGCGTGACCAAATGCCTCTCCTCACTCCGCGAGTTGCTAGCACCCGACGACTACATTCAAACCGTCTACAAACGCGGCTACCGGCTCTCCACAGATGTACACAAGAGCGAAGTCGAATCGCTTCCGCCGGGACCGCGGTTGGTTATCGTGCCATTTGCGGTAGAGATGAATGTGCCCGCTCATCTTGGCCCATCGATCGCTGAGGAAACAATCTCCCTTCTCACTGCTGATCGACTTTCCCCGGTGCACCTCCTTGCACGAGATTCCGCATTCTCTCTCTCGGCGCGGGGGATCACCGCGCAGCAGGTGGGAGAAGCCCTGCAGGCTGATCTCGTACTTACGGGGACGCTTCGAGCCCTGCCTTCGCACTTTCGTTTGCGCGCAGAGATGATCCAAGTTGCCGACGGTACACAGATCTGGGTCGAAGACATGTTAGTCCCTCAAGCGCGAATCGCGGCGCTGGAGTCGGAGTTAGCGAATCGCCTCTACGTTCGCCTCAGCACCTACGATTCGTTTCTTTCCCGGCGGAATACCGCAGGCCCCGGCAAGTTGGACGATCCGCAGCGTCGCCAAGCTTACGAGCTTTTCCTGCGCGGACACCACGAATGGCAGACACTGCAGCGTCACCGCATGCAGGATGGCATTCAGCATCTGCTGCGAGCAGCCGAACTCGATCCCAGCCTATATGCCTCACATATCGATCTCGCCAACGCACGCGTGGTTCAGATGATCTCCGGCTTTGTACCGCCAGTCGAGGCAGCACAGCAGGTGCGCTTGGCCGCCGAAGCCATCCCCGCTCCCATGGAAGGCGCAGAGGCCGTGCTTCCCGCGCTCGGTTGGGTCCGTTTTCATGTTGACCATGATTTGCCGGGAGCCATTCGCGCTTTTTCTGGTAGTGCGCACCTTCCTCACGAAACGTCGATCACGCGCCATCGCTCGCTGTTCTCATTGAGCCGTCACCGCTTCGTTGAAGCCATTGAATTGCTCACCCAGGCGCTGCATGCAGATCCCTACTCCCCGTGGGTGAACGCCCGCCTAGCTTGGGCTTACCATTTATCTGGAGAAGCCGCGAAGAGCGTGGCTCAGGCTGAACACGCGCTCGACATCTTCCCAAATCACGAAAGCACGAATATCTACGGCGCGATCATCCTCGCCTTTAACGGTCATGCAGACCGCGCCATCACCGTCGCCGAGAATCTAGCGCGGCAAGTTCCCTATTTCGATCCGGCAACCGCAGTCTGTGGCTACGCGTTGGCTCAGGCCGGACGAGCAGACGAAGCTCGTTCCATCCTCGAGCGTCTCCAGTGGCTCAGCCGCGAACGTTTCGTCTTGAGTTCATTCACTGCTCCCATTTGCGCAGCCCTTGGAGATGTAGAAGGGGCCATCGCGGAAATGCAGACAGCCGCCGAATCGCGATGCCCTTGGTTTTTTCAGATGCTCGCCGATCCTCGTCTCGAGTCGCTACACCGCCATCCCAAATTCACAGCCTGGCAAGCAATGCTTGAACGCATGGAGACGGCGGCTGAGAAGAAGTCCGCCCAGGAACACTAG
- a CDS encoding DUF481 domain-containing protein, giving the protein MTLLTAFLFRRALISRLPQRLALIPFAMLFCALASPGYLTAQAKDAAPDELVLSNGDTLHGKLVNEIGGKVTFHSDPLGDVTLGWDKIKELHTSGNFAVIDKNVKIRGKKSSKTIPNGTIEVANQSLTLHTDNAPAPIPVADAAFIMDKATLDKQLFHSPSFLSGWNGAATAGAAIVTASQNQYTFSGGIGMVRVVPTASWLNPRDRTSFDFSGSYGKITQPAFTIPTTPPTFVPAVVTKSALYHADAERDEYLSPRFFALGQTAFDHNYAQNLDLQQIYGGGIGWTALKTAKQEADLKATIQYEKQQFFYSGSNQNLIGSTLSLSYVLHHKNVVYTQGLAFIPAFNNPHAYSADETNTLAFPAYKNLSFSLGTLDSYINNTPASDPPSKHNSFQFTMGFTYAIKSKY; this is encoded by the coding sequence ATGACCCTGCTTACCGCCTTTCTATTCCGTCGCGCCCTGATCTCCCGTTTGCCTCAACGCCTCGCCCTCATTCCATTCGCGATGCTTTTCTGCGCCCTGGCAAGCCCCGGGTATCTCACTGCGCAAGCTAAAGACGCCGCGCCCGATGAGCTAGTCCTCAGCAACGGCGACACCCTCCACGGCAAACTCGTCAATGAGATTGGCGGCAAAGTGACGTTCCACTCCGATCCGCTAGGAGACGTCACGCTTGGCTGGGACAAGATCAAGGAACTGCACACCAGCGGCAATTTCGCCGTGATCGATAAAAACGTGAAGATTCGTGGCAAGAAGAGTTCAAAGACGATTCCCAACGGCACCATCGAAGTCGCCAATCAGTCGCTTACCCTGCATACCGACAACGCGCCGGCGCCGATCCCCGTTGCCGATGCCGCATTCATCATGGACAAAGCCACCCTTGATAAGCAGCTCTTTCATTCTCCCAGCTTCCTTTCCGGATGGAATGGTGCTGCCACGGCCGGCGCGGCGATCGTCACCGCAAGCCAAAACCAGTACACGTTCTCCGGCGGCATCGGCATGGTGCGCGTGGTGCCCACCGCCAGCTGGTTGAATCCACGCGATCGTACGTCGTTCGATTTCAGCGGCTCTTACGGGAAAATCACCCAGCCCGCATTCACAATTCCCACGACACCTCCAACCTTCGTACCTGCCGTGGTCACCAAGTCCGCTCTTTACCATGCCGATGCAGAGCGCGATGAGTATTTGTCGCCACGCTTCTTCGCCCTGGGACAGACTGCCTTCGATCACAATTACGCTCAAAACCTAGATCTTCAGCAAATCTATGGCGGTGGGATCGGTTGGACTGCTCTCAAAACCGCAAAGCAGGAAGCCGACCTCAAAGCAACGATTCAGTACGAGAAGCAACAGTTCTTTTATTCTGGTTCGAACCAGAACCTGATCGGATCGACGCTGTCACTCTCGTATGTGCTCCATCACAAAAACGTGGTCTATACGCAAGGTCTCGCCTTCATCCCGGCGTTCAACAATCCTCACGCTTATTCCGCCGATGAAACCAATACGCTGGCGTTTCCCGCATACAAAAATCTCAGCTTCTCCTTGGGAACCTTGGACAGCTACATCAACAACACGCCCGCTTCAGACCCGCCATCGAAACATAATTCGTTCCAATTCACCATGGGCTTCACATACGCAATCAAATCAAAGTATTAA
- a CDS encoding glycoside hydrolase family 3 C-terminal domain-containing protein produces MPLHRWLFILLLTFAVFAANASAQEAAYLNTNLSPQERAHDLVGRMTLDEKAAQLEDWATAIPRLGIPDYQTWNESLHGVARAGYATVFPQAIGMAATWDPRMVRNMGNVISSEARAKYNEAQHEGNHRIFYGLTFWSPNINIFRDPRWGRGQETYGEDPFLTGRLGIAFIGGVQGNDLQHLRAVATSKHFAVHSGPESLRHGFNVDPSPRDLEETYLPAFRATVTEGHVQSVMCAYNSIDEFPACTNKMLLKEHLRDAWGFKGFVVSDCGAIVDVNQGHKKTPDIMHSAALSLQAGTDLSCSIWTPGFNTLANAVHKGLVTEDLVTQAAERLYTARFQLGMFDPLGSSFDRIPFSSVASDANRQTSRKAAEESMVLLKNNGTLPLKTPEKIAVIGPTADSLPSILGNYVGTPLHPVTPLDGMLNQFKSTPILYAQGSMLAEGFGVPVPRTAFGINKGLKTEFFATPDWTGRPVATETEPLVQTDWENAKPRPEVETRNYSVRWSGTIAAPAPGHYIFTVELGDSFPYSPEEGYRLTIDGKVLGEGSLRAKLDLSTMGNFHAEAGASPTAPPVMSFAKPTKIAFDFPDTREHEFKLEYSHAADQSGGGLTLKWEAPAQAQIDEAVARAKEAEVVVAFVGLSPQLEGEEMPIKIPGFSGGDRTSLDLPGPQQKLLEALAATGKPIVVVLQSGSAIALNWANERTAAILEAWYPGVDGGTAIARTLAGLNNPAGRLPVTFYASLDGLPAFTDYSLKGRTYRYFTGKPLWGFGYGLSYSKFTYGPVKLSSSNLKAGDPITATVSVTNNGTMSGDEVVEAYLRTPQEGGPIHTLVGFDRVTIGPGASKEVSLKIEPRSLSSVDDQGNRSILAGKYTLTLGGAQPEETKAKSEAGFTVIGTASLPK; encoded by the coding sequence ATGCCGCTTCATCGCTGGCTTTTCATTCTGCTTTTGACCTTTGCCGTGTTTGCCGCAAATGCGTCCGCACAGGAAGCTGCTTATCTCAACACAAATCTCTCTCCGCAGGAACGCGCCCATGACCTTGTCGGTCGCATGACGCTCGATGAAAAAGCTGCGCAGCTCGAAGATTGGGCCACCGCCATTCCCCGTCTCGGCATTCCCGACTATCAGACATGGAACGAATCCCTTCATGGAGTCGCGCGGGCTGGATATGCCACGGTATTTCCCCAGGCCATCGGCATGGCCGCCACATGGGACCCAAGAATGGTGCGCAACATGGGCAATGTCATCTCCTCAGAAGCTCGTGCCAAATACAACGAGGCCCAGCACGAAGGCAATCACCGCATCTTCTACGGACTCACCTTCTGGTCGCCCAACATCAACATCTTCCGCGATCCCCGCTGGGGACGCGGCCAGGAAACCTACGGCGAAGATCCCTTCCTCACGGGTCGTCTCGGCATCGCTTTCATCGGAGGAGTTCAGGGCAATGACTTGCAGCATCTACGCGCCGTTGCCACCAGCAAACACTTCGCCGTGCATAGCGGCCCTGAATCGTTGCGTCACGGCTTCAACGTTGATCCCAGCCCGCGCGATCTCGAAGAGACTTATCTACCGGCTTTCCGCGCCACCGTTACAGAGGGCCACGTGCAATCCGTGATGTGCGCCTACAACTCCATCGACGAGTTTCCAGCCTGCACTAACAAGATGCTTCTGAAGGAACATCTCCGCGATGCTTGGGGGTTCAAGGGCTTCGTGGTCTCAGACTGCGGCGCCATCGTGGATGTGAACCAGGGCCACAAGAAGACGCCCGACATCATGCATTCGGCCGCCCTGTCATTGCAGGCTGGCACCGATCTTTCCTGCAGTATCTGGACACCTGGCTTCAACACCCTCGCCAACGCAGTGCACAAAGGACTTGTCACGGAAGACCTGGTCACACAGGCCGCCGAGCGTCTTTATACCGCGCGCTTTCAACTCGGCATGTTCGATCCGCTCGGCTCCTCCTTCGATCGCATCCCATTCTCATCTGTAGCCTCCGACGCTAATCGCCAGACCTCGCGCAAGGCTGCGGAGGAGAGCATGGTGCTACTCAAGAACAACGGCACGCTCCCTCTCAAGACTCCTGAAAAGATCGCCGTCATCGGACCAACTGCGGACTCATTGCCTTCGATCCTCGGCAACTACGTGGGCACACCGCTTCATCCCGTCACGCCTCTCGATGGCATGCTCAATCAGTTCAAGAGCACGCCCATCCTCTACGCACAAGGTTCCATGCTCGCGGAAGGCTTCGGAGTACCTGTGCCGCGTACTGCCTTCGGTATCAACAAAGGACTGAAGACCGAGTTCTTCGCCACTCCTGACTGGACAGGCCGCCCGGTCGCCACTGAAACCGAACCCCTCGTCCAGACCGATTGGGAAAACGCCAAGCCTCGCCCTGAGGTCGAGACCCGCAACTACTCTGTGCGCTGGAGCGGCACCATCGCTGCGCCCGCGCCCGGTCACTACATATTCACAGTCGAACTCGGCGACAGCTTTCCCTATTCGCCGGAAGAAGGCTATCGTCTGACCATAGACGGTAAGGTGCTCGGTGAAGGAAGTCTTCGCGCCAAGCTTGACCTCTCCACGATGGGCAATTTCCATGCGGAGGCCGGTGCGTCTCCCACCGCCCCGCCGGTGATGAGCTTCGCCAAACCGACAAAAATCGCATTCGACTTCCCCGACACCCGAGAGCACGAATTCAAGCTCGAGTACTCCCACGCGGCCGATCAGTCCGGCGGAGGACTAACGCTGAAATGGGAAGCTCCCGCCCAGGCCCAGATCGACGAAGCAGTAGCACGCGCCAAAGAAGCTGAAGTCGTCGTAGCCTTCGTCGGGCTCTCGCCTCAACTCGAAGGCGAGGAAATGCCCATCAAGATCCCCGGCTTCAGCGGCGGCGATCGCACCAGCCTCGATCTGCCAGGGCCTCAGCAGAAATTGCTAGAAGCCTTGGCAGCGACTGGAAAGCCTATCGTCGTCGTTCTGCAAAGCGGAAGCGCCATCGCCCTCAACTGGGCGAACGAACGTACTGCTGCAATCCTGGAAGCCTGGTACCCCGGCGTCGATGGCGGCACGGCAATTGCTCGTACCCTCGCCGGACTGAATAATCCCGCTGGACGCCTGCCCGTCACCTTCTACGCCTCGCTCGACGGCCTTCCCGCCTTCACTGACTACTCACTGAAAGGTCGCACCTATCGCTACTTCACGGGCAAGCCGCTCTGGGGATTCGGCTATGGCCTCAGCTATTCGAAATTCACCTACGGCCCGGTCAAGCTCTCCTCCTCCAATCTCAAAGCAGGAGATCCCATCACTGCGACTGTCAGCGTCACCAACAACGGCACCATGAGCGGCGACGAAGTTGTCGAAGCTTACCTGAGAACTCCACAGGAGGGTGGCCCCATCCACACACTAGTCGGCTTCGACCGCGTCACCATCGGCCCCGGCGCCAGCAAGGAAGTCTCCCTCAAGATCGAGCCACGCTCACTCTCGAGCGTGGACGATCAGGGCAACCGCTCCATTCTCGCCGGCAAATACACACTGACACTCGGCGGCGCACAACCTGAAGAGACAAAAGCAAAATCAGAAGCTGGCTTCACCGTCATCGGCACTGCATCGCTTCCGAAATAG
- a CDS encoding XRE family transcriptional regulator, whose translation MLKRLHAMRISRNSEIFQMMEAGFAEDLLREVRAMANGPSYARWALEPYSIGMKLRTLRTQRHLTLSRLAVETNLSTALLSKLETDRMIPTLPTLANICRVYGVGLSYFFSDAAKHTLAITRKAHLIGNGRGQDGVKQVLLHALTSDARLVARMVEYPQGASGTMSEGGQPACSLVYVLEGKLQMDSGGMHEVLETGDCAYVDSDMAIAWGAQGTDRCRVLSVTPGNRHEG comes from the coding sequence ATGCTAAAGCGTTTACATGCGATGCGCATAAGCCGGAATTCAGAAATCTTTCAGATGATGGAAGCCGGATTCGCGGAAGACTTGTTGCGCGAGGTAAGAGCGATGGCAAACGGACCGTCTTATGCACGTTGGGCGCTGGAACCTTACAGCATTGGCATGAAGCTGCGCACACTGCGCACGCAAAGACATTTGACGCTTTCGCGGCTGGCGGTGGAAACCAACTTGTCGACCGCATTGCTTTCGAAACTGGAAACAGACAGGATGATCCCAACGCTGCCGACCCTGGCGAACATCTGCCGGGTCTATGGAGTCGGACTGAGCTATTTTTTTTCGGATGCCGCGAAGCATACCCTTGCGATTACGCGCAAGGCCCATCTCATCGGAAATGGGCGAGGTCAGGATGGAGTAAAGCAGGTGCTTCTGCACGCATTGACTTCGGATGCGCGTCTGGTGGCGCGAATGGTTGAGTATCCGCAGGGCGCCAGCGGGACAATGTCGGAAGGTGGACAGCCGGCGTGCAGCCTTGTTTATGTGCTGGAGGGGAAGCTGCAGATGGACTCGGGCGGAATGCATGAAGTCCTGGAAACGGGTGACTGCGCGTATGTTGACAGCGACATGGCCATCGCGTGGGGCGCGCAGGGAACAGACCGCTGCCGCGTGCTGTCGGTGACGCCGGGTAATCGGCATGAGGGCTGA